The genomic stretch CAGTTTTTCCAGCCGCGCACGATCCAGCAAACTCACGCTGCCACGGGCCTGCTCGATCCAGCCGCGACGCTGGAATTCCTGAAGCTGGCGCGAGATCACTTCGCGCGCCGTCCCAAGTTCCACCGAGAGCTTTTGATGCGTTGTGATGATAGTATCCTGCCCATCCGACAGACTGAGCAATTTGTCGGCAAGCCGGACGTCCAGTCTCTGGAAGGCAACCTCGTCGATCATCAGGAACAGATCGGTGATGCGCTTGGAAAAAGCGGCAAACACGAAATCTCGAAACGATTTCGATTGGCTAACGAGTTGATCGAACACCTCACGCGGGATGGCAGCGGCCTGGATGGGGGTTTCCGAGATGCCTTCCGCCGAATAGTTCTCAAAGGCCAGAAGGCAGGCCGTTGTCAGAACGCAGCTTTCTCCGGCCTGAATCCGGTACAGCACAATTTCGTGCCCGGTGTCAGACACCTGTTGGACCCTGACCGTTCCATCCAGAAGAAACAGCATGTTCTCGGGCGAATTCCCGGGGCCAAAGATTGTAACCCCTTTTGGAACCTCAATGATGGCGCTCCGGGACAGCAGGACCTGTTTGATTGTTGGCTCCAGACGAGACAGACCGGGAAAACGCTCCACCCATTTCTGCGCATCGGTCATCGTGAAGTGGTCTCCGTTCGTGGTATTTCCAGCGGAGCGATCCGTTCCATCAGTTGGCCACGGTTTGACGCAATTTGCGCTATCGTAAGATCGTCCAAGACAGCCATGAAAGCTGCTGTAGCTTCCTGCATTTTCCGCGACAGGTTACAGATCCCCATCAGCGGACAGGTGTTTTTCTCGGGGTTAAAGCACTCGACGACGTCAAGGGGACCTTCCGTAATCCTTACCACATCGCCGACGATGATGTCTTCGGGTGGGCGCGCAAGACGAAAGCCACCCCCGCGCCCTCGAACGGTCTCAAGGTAGCCAGCCCGGCCCAGTTCATGCACGATTTTCATGATATGGGGGCGTGAAAGGTTATGGATCTTGGCCACATCGTCAACGCGGACAAGATCAGGCGATTTGAGCGCTGCAAGTTGCAGGGATCGCAGGGCGTAGTTGGTGTAACTGGTCAATTTCATGGTGCATCCTGTTGTCGCACCTTAAAGATATATTGAAAGTATTGCTTTTGTAAATGACCTGGGCTACCCACGCCATTAAAACCACTATTTTGAATATAGGATAATCATCATGAGCCTCAGAATCGGGGACACGGCCCCAGACGTCTCGGCAGAGACAGCGACTGGTCCCATCCAATTTCACGACTGGATTGGAACCGACTGGACGATCTTCTTCAGCCACCCGGCCAATGTTACCCCTGTGTGCACAACAGGGATGGGTCGCACCGCGCAATTGGCCGAACCGTTTGCATCCCGTGGCTGAAGTAGATCGTGATGGCGAGATCATCGCCCCCGATTTCGCTCCGCAGGGAAACTGACAGTTTTTAGCGGCGCTATGGATCAGTTTAGAGTGCCCGACAATCTAACGAGGAAGACACCATGTTTGACGGTATGACCGCAGAGACACTCGCCCGAATGCAATTTGCATTCACAGTGTCGTTTCACATCATCTTTCCCGCTTTCTCGATTGGAGTGGCCAGCTTTCTGGCCGTTCTGAACGGTCTATGGCTACAGACGCGGGACGATACCTATCTGACCCTGTTCAACTACTGGAAGAAAATCTTTGCAGTTGCCTTCGGCATGGGCGTCGTGTCGGGCATTGTGATGTCCTACCAGTTCGGCACCAACTGGTCGGTGTTTTCGGACAAAACCGGACCGGTTCTTGGACCGCTTATGGCGTATGAAGTGCTATCCGCGTTTTTTCTCGAGGCGGGGTTTCTCGGGATCATGTTGTTCGGGCGCGAACGGGTCGGTGACAAATTGCACATGTTCGCCACGGCGATGGTCGCCTTTGGCACGCT from Pseudosulfitobacter sp. DSM 107133 encodes the following:
- a CDS encoding Rrf2 family transcriptional regulator; the encoded protein is MKLTSYTNYALRSLQLAALKSPDLVRVDDVAKIHNLSRPHIMKIVHELGRAGYLETVRGRGGGFRLARPPEDIIVGDVVRITEGPLDVVECFNPEKNTCPLMGICNLSRKMQEATAAFMAVLDDLTIAQIASNRGQLMERIAPLEIPRTETTSR
- a CDS encoding redoxin domain-containing protein — protein: MSLRIGDTAPDVSAETATGPIQFHDWIGTDWTIFFSHPANVTPVCTTGMGRTAQLAEPFASRG
- a CDS encoding Crp/Fnr family transcriptional regulator; this translates as MTDAQKWVERFPGLSRLEPTIKQVLLSRSAIIEVPKGVTIFGPGNSPENMLFLLDGTVRVQQVSDTGHEIVLYRIQAGESCVLTTACLLAFENYSAEGISETPIQAAAIPREVFDQLVSQSKSFRDFVFAAFSKRITDLFLMIDEVAFQRLDVRLADKLLSLSDGQDTIITTHQKLSVELGTAREVISRQLQEFQRRGWIEQARGSVSLLDRARLEKLADHNS